In Rutidosis leptorrhynchoides isolate AG116_Rl617_1_P2 chromosome 6, CSIRO_AGI_Rlap_v1, whole genome shotgun sequence, the DNA window GCCATAATGGACAGGCCAAGCAGATTGAGGAACGGGTCAAGATAAAAATCATAGCCAAACCCAAATAGGTCATGTTGGGCTTGCCAAGCTACACCTTTAAGTTCATATCgtgttttaattttttaaaataatCAATGTATTGGAGACGATAAAATTGATTTggtcaaaataacaacttttgttTTTCTAATATAACGATTTAGGAATGAAAGAAGAAACTTGGCGACTTTCAACTCATTGTACCCACCAGGGCAACCCAGATCGACCCATTTTTAAACAAATGGGGCATAATTGACCCATTTAACCAACCCTATGGCAGCCACAAGGGCTCAAATCAGACACTCTCCAAGAACAGGGGAATAAACAAGAGGGATGTATTATGTACCTGTAACCCCACTCATTGTCGTACCACGATACCAGTTTCACAAATGATGCACTTAGCCCTATCCCGGCTTTTGCATCAAAAATACTTGACCTGGGAAAACCAAGTTACATATCAGGAAAAAAATCACCACATGTTATTTGTAAATAAATTCAAATGTGTATAAAAAAATCAAGTTTAAGGACCTGGAATCGCCAACAAAATCATTGGAGACAACATCCTCATCAGTGTACCCAAGGATTCCCTGCATGGGACCCTCAGAGGCATACCTTCaatgaaattataaaccatattaatcttcaaattatatatatgataatgataatgataatgataatgataaataggaTGGATAGATATAAGATAACATACTTTATTGCAGCTTTAACATCTTCATAAGAAGCACTCTTCTCAAGTCGACAAGTTAAATCCACAACAGACACATTTGCTGTTGGGACCCTAAAGGCCATACCAGTGAGTTTCCCATTTAGTTCCGGCAACACCTTCCCGACAGCCTGAGATAGTAACACGAACAATAAATATTTTAGGCAATCTAAGCATGTGTTTAAAAAAATCATAAGTTTGAAGACTCGTGTACCTTGGCAGCACCAGTCGAACTAGGGATAATGTTTTGTGCAGCACCACGACCACCACGCCAATCCTTCATTGATGGTCCATCAACAGTTTTTTGAGTAGCTGAACAATACAGACAAAACAATATAATCATAATCACAATTGAAATGTAAAGAACAGAAAACGAGGTTTAAAGGTTAGACACATTCATATACAAAATATAAAGGTAGACAGACCTGTGGTTGCATGCACCGTTGTCATCAAACCTTCAACAATACCAAACTCCTCATGAACCACCTACATTGATATAGATATATTGCTCTATTTAGCATAAGAAAACGAGACCACTATGtgcaaaaaaaatgataataattataataataaaaaaaaaaattagataccTTGGCCAAAGGAGCCAGGCAGTTAGTGGTACAGCTGGCGTTGGATACAATATCCATGTTTGGCTTGTATGTGGTCTCGTTTACGCCAACAACAAACATGGGTGCATCAGCTGATGGAGCTGAAATAACCACCTTTTTGGTGCCACCCTACATAACATCGCAACCAACTAATAAGATCAATTTAGGACTTTAGAACTATTTTATTTTCAAATAGAACTTTTAGTAAACCTGAAGCATGTGTTGTACCTTTTTGTGTGCTGAAGCTGTATCAAGTGTTGTAAAAACCCCTGAAGATTCAACAACATATTCAGCTCCAGAATCACCCCAAGGAATTGTTGACGGGTCTCTGAGAACAAATGAATTTGATTTTTAGAATAAAATAAACAAAATTGTAAATGCTATTTACTGACAAAAGACCATCTAAATACCTTTGACTAGTCACTTTAATTTGCTTTCCGTTAATTTCCAGAGTGGATTCATCAACAACATTGATGGTTCCTTTAAACAAACCATGAGTAGAATCATACTTCAACATGTAAGCCTGAAAAACAGAAATCGTCTCATATGTTATCTATCAAATACGTTGGTGTAAACTAAACCCATTGATAACAAcccaaacacaataaaatacatccaCGTAATCCATTTCAGATTACTGCTTGGCCAACTTGAGTCATAAAAAAGTTTTACGGGTTGAAATAGCGTGCCCAGTTATAACTATATAGGTCCAATCAAACAAGTTCAAACGGCTTTGAAATAGACTCAATTGGTTGGTTGTTTAATGAGGATATGGCTGAAGTTGTAGACTATACCTGGCAAACCAACCTAACACGATAAAAAGATCCAAAATAACCCATTTTGTTCAGTTGCTTTGGCCTAGCGGCATGGAAAGTATACTTTAACtaagaggttgtgggttcaagcaGAGTGAAAGAATAAGTGGAGTGAACATGTTCTCAGGATTCAAATTGTTTTTCAAaggatattgttgttgttgttcaattTTTGAGGGGTAGCATACACGTTTGTTAGTTGTTGTTTAATGTTCACTGTTTCAAGTAGTTGATTCCTCAATGTATAATTGGAAATTTGTACCCTTCATTTCACTGTAATTCCATTAGCTCCGCTAGCTCCAgaacaatatatttctattttcgcCAAAGAAAAGaaagaggttgtgggttcaagtcTCACTTGAAGTAGCGGGTGTATATATTTATCGAGATTGTATATAGTGTGCGGTTTAGGTTGTAGGCTTGTCGTTCTTAAAAAGAAAGATTGCAATGAAAATGCATATTGTGAGAACGAGTGTGCAATTTATACAACTTTATGACCCACCATTCAAGTATACTCGTCACACCACCATGACAAAAGTTTTTTTAGACATGAAAACCCAATGAAATCCTTTGCTATTTCTATTTCTATATGTATGTTTGTAACCCTTTTTTTTAGAACAGCGaatttgggatcacccgaggggacttaaccacccgttgcgatcatctcccgtttcgactatgccgatgcagtgatattaacccgccccctatcgctgcccgggaggaaaccttgaaccgatccaagggcacggccaagtaaaacccccctcccctttaccccccaacacaatgtgggaaaggtgccatgggtggatccTTACGTGGCAGGGATAGAATTGCATTAATTGTTGCCCTGGagtggagtcgaactcctgacctcaagTGTGTTAGAGGCAGGCCACTGCCACTCAAGTACAACTGCAATCCTTGTATGTTTGTAACCCTAATAAATGGTTAGTACTTACTACTTCAAATTTGCACGTTCCGCAAACCCAATCATGGTCAACAACGAACTTTACTAAACATAATGTACACGCTTCATAACAACCTAAAATTCTAAGTTTCTAACCGTATAATATATCCTATAATTGTGTGTTCAGTTGCATAATATCTAAAAGCCGGAGTTGGTCCCCCATATAAGGTTGACTTAAGAAAAGGTTACAAATTACAACATTAGACTAACCAAAATAGGTCATCAAGCCGACCCAAAACATACTTACAATGGACCTCAAATCCTTACCATATAATCGGAATTAATAAAAGGATCGTTGACCGCAACAACCTCAATATCATCTCTAAATGATGCTATTCTCAACACCAACCTTCCAATTCTTCCAAAACCTACAGAATTCAAAGTTCAACAATTATTCATTTCAATCACAAGACCAccctaataattatattataattatatcataatcataataacattaacatGATATTAATAAGAACTCATACCATTGATTCCGACCTTGGTCTTCCCTCCAGATCCGGATTCTATTCAAAATTCAAGCAGACCCCATTTAACATAATATTCATAAAGAAAAAAAAGTTGGGGAATTTTATCAAACAGTTGGAAGGCATGTTTACTTGCAATAGTTGGCGGCGTCTGAGTAGCAGTAGCTTTGATTGGATTGATGCATCGTGCGTGCGATTTAGTCGCTCTGCAAGGTTAAAAATATAACTAAACAATACAAAATGATTTTTCAGAATAtaaatttaaaagaaaaaaaaaaactcaacTGTAGAGACAAACATTCTCCTGCAGCAGCAGTAGCAAATAAGGTAGATTGGCGCTTTAAGGATGATCGATTAGCAGTGAATGATGAAGGTGATGAGATTGGTTGACGTGATTCAAGAAGAGGTGGTAGGTTTGTTGATCTAAGAATTGAGGAGAAAGCCATGAATAATTATGGTTTTTGGTAGATCAAAAACCCTTGAGAGGATGATAGAAATGTTTATTTTTagagatataaaaataaaaaggtgGCCCTATTTTTTGTTTGTTGAGTATTTAAATGATTGAAGATTGAAGTTGGCGGATATTTCAATGGAATAGAAGGTAGGTGGTAGGTAATATGCTGTTTGCGAACGACGGTGGTTTGTGGTGGTGGAAAATGTGGGAATGTCGTTTGCCGGATATGTAGCCGGAAAAGGGTCTTTGTTTCCTATGTGAAATGTGTCGTTTGTTTGAATGCTCTCGACTTAAACCCTCGTAAAGATCGCCCATTGTTTCTTATTTTTTTCAACAATTtaatttgaaaaataaaaataaataaacactCCAATTTAGTAAATTAACCggttatcgaaccctcgcttcgtgccggaggttcggttttcaatgtattttattgcgtttagtaacattattttgtggctaacgatgatgtcgttgaagcgcaactcgagtcgaactaaaaggtataacccgtgagagatttaaatgttattttaaattaacaatatatgtgcatctccgcgtttcgctatggaattgtcgacttttaaaattttaacgcaaaatcaatgtgtatgaaaagtaccccaaatatttaacgttttttaaaaagcgtccgttttgcgtatagctagtgacagtgtgttcctaaaattatttcgagtttaacgatggtgtcgaaaaaatttaactcgttgcgagcgagaagatatgacccgttgaatatttgggtggagtttatttaagattttttatgaaaatgattatttgacacttttccccctgtttggggggtcgatttgaatttttcaaaaaagtgtgaggggctttgttggtaaaataaaatttagttaaaatttaaaaaaaggtgaaaagtcgaaaatgcccctgattactattcataacttttgtctattagttaatttGTGAATTTAGTATTTGCGCTAAAATCATACAATAAAAGCCTTATTATATTTAAgattactagttaaagacccgcgatttcgcggatTTTATGAAATAATGATACTTAAGACAACATTCAACCATGATAACGCAAATAACTATAGAATATTTAAAAAGTTCGAAATTGTAAAAATATAAGCAAAAAATACTTGTTTAAACTTCAAAGTGTGTATTTGtgacaatatattattattattattattattattattattattattattattattattattattattattattaaaccaatcACATAATTcttcactttattattgtttaacttttttcttattataaattaactacgtaactcattttttaataactgttttatttCCAAGCTTCACAAATGCAcaccaaactttttatttttttataattcaaccacaacctttataatagttaactttatagcttttataaacttatcacaaacttttcacacacttctcattcattataaatcgaccatataatttttactatctaataactattcattatttttgttactattatttattatcattgttattattactattattattattattattattaaatcaatcacataatttttcactttattattgtttaacttttttttcttatatatatatatatatatatatatatatatatatatatatatatatatatatatatatatatatatatatataaccaccccacactttatccaaaaaatcaaattcacccccaaacaggggggtaaagtgtcaattaaccattctcataaaaaatcttaaacaaactccacccaaatattcaacgggccatatcttcgcaatcgcaacgagttaaattttttcgccaccatcgttaaactcgaaataattttaggaacacaatgtcactagctatacgcaaaacggtcgctttttaaaaaatgctaaatatttggggtacttttcatacacgttaattccccgttaaatttttaaaagtcgacaattccatagcgaaacgcggagatgcacatatattgttaattttaaataacatttacatctttcacgggttatacattttagttcgactcgagttgcgtttcAACAACATTATCGTTAGACACAAtaaaattttacaaactaaacgcaataaaatacattaaaaaccgaactcccggcgcgaagcgagggttcgaacactagttataTGTAAAACTCATCAAATTTAAAGGTAGAAAGGTGCTTGTGTTATGGCGAACCTGACCCAAACCCATTGTGACCCTTACACCAATCCGTCCAATCTTTCATTATAGtgtaaactagttgtggagccctcgcttcgcgccgggggctccgttttgaatgcgagttaaaaaaagaagtcttgatctattttgtaaaaaagaatttttttcgacatctagcattgaaggg includes these proteins:
- the LOC139852514 gene encoding glyceraldehyde-3-phosphate dehydrogenase GAPCP2, chloroplastic-like, which encodes MAFSSILRSTNLPPLLESRQPISSPSSFTANRSSLKRQSTLFATAAAGECLSLQATKSHARCINPIKATATQTPPTIAKSGSGGKTKVGINGFGRIGRLVLRIASFRDDIEVVAVNDPFINSDYMAYMLKYDSTHGLFKGTINVVDESTLEINGKQIKVTSQRDPSTIPWGDSGAEYVVESSGVFTTLDTASAHKKGGTKKVVISAPSADAPMFVVGVNETTYKPNMDIVSNASCTTNCLAPLAKVVHEEFGIVEGLMTTVHATTATQKTVDGPSMKDWRGGRGAAQNIIPSSTGAAKAVGKVLPELNGKLTGMAFRVPTANVSVVDLTCRLEKSASYEDVKAAIKYASEGPMQGILGYTDEDVVSNDFVGDSRSSIFDAKAGIGLSASFVKLVSWYDNEWGYSNRVLDLIEHMALVAATN